The Catharus ustulatus isolate bCatUst1 chromosome 26, bCatUst1.pri.v2, whole genome shotgun sequence genome has a window encoding:
- the LOC117007483 gene encoding transcription factor AP-2-epsilon-like, which yields MLVHSYPGMDRAEGLPGAPAGARLPQLPSLNQAPYGSAPPLCHTPAADFQPPYFPPPYPQPPLPYPQGQEPAYPHLADPYAALSPLHQHQQPAWPPQRGRQDEPGLLSQTHRALGLDPRRDYPAVPRLLHGLPDGGHGLADGPLGLHGLGHHGLEDIQAVDDGGMNLLDQSVIKKVPIPSKANGTTISTLSMNKDSLIGGVTNPNEVFCSVPGRLSLLSSTSKYKVTVGEVQRRLSPPECLNASLLGGVLRRAKSKNGGRCLRERLEKIGLNLPAGRRKAANVTLLTSLVEGEAIHLARDFGYVCETEFPAKAAAEYLCRQHSDPTELHTRKNMLLATKQICKEFADLIAQDRSPLGNSRPSLILEPGVQSCLTHFSLITHGFGGPAICAALTAFQNYLVESLKGLDKIFMNSTGNGHTTGDTKASDKEVKHRK from the exons ATGCTTGTGCACAGCTACCCGGGCATG GACCGCGCCGAGGGGCTGCCCGGGGCGCCGGCCGGGGCCCGCCTGCCGCAGCTGCCCTCGCTCAACCAGGCGCCCTACGGCTCGGCGCCGCCGCTCTGCCACACGCCCGCCGCCGACTTCCAGCCGCCCTACTTCCCCCCGCCGTACCCGCAGCCGCCGTTGCCCTACCCGCAGGGGCAGGAGCCCGCTTACCCTCACCTGGCGGACCCGTACGCGGCGCTCAGCCCTctgcaccagcaccagcagccgGCCTGGCCCCCGCAGCGCGGCCGGCAGGACGAGCCGGGGCTACTCTCGCAGACCCACCGCGCCCTGGGGCTCGACCCCCGCCGCGATTACCCAGCCGTGCCCCGTCTGCTCCACGGCCTGCCCGACGGTGGCCACGGCCTCGCCGACGGCCCCCTGGGCCTCCACGGCCTCGGCCACCACGGCCTCGAGGACATCCAG GCCGTGGACGACGGTGGGATGAACCTGCTCGATCAGTCCGTGATCAAGAAAG TGCCCATCCCCTCGAAGGCCAACGGCACCACCATCTCCACGCTGTCCATGAACAAGGACAGCCTGATCGGAGGGGTCACCAATCCCAACGAGGTTTtctgctccgtgcccggccgccTGTCCCTCCTCAGCTCCACCTCCAAGTACAAGGTGACGGTCGGGGAGGTGCAGAGGAGGCTCTCGCCCCCCGAGTGTCTCAACGCCTCTCTCCTCGGCGGGGTCCTCCGCAG agcCAAATCAAAAAATGGGGGTCGGTGTTTAAGAGAAAGGTTAGAGAAAATTGGACTAAATCTACCTGCAGGAAGGCGCAAAGCTGCCAACGTCACCCTGCTCACATCCCTCGTGGAAG GTGAAGCCATTCACCTGGCTCGGGATTTTGGGTATGTCTGTGAGACAGAGTTCCcagccaaggcagcagcagagtaCCTGTGCCGGCAGCACTCCGACCCCACGGAGCTCCACACCAGGAAAAACATGCTGCTGGCTACCAA GCAAATTTGCAAGGAGTTTGCAGACCTGATAGCCCAGGATCGCTCTCCGCTGGGGAACAGCCGCCCCTCGCTCATCCTGGAGCCCGGAGTGCAGAGCTGCTTGACTCATTTCAGCCTCATCACCCACGGCTTCGGGGGCCCGGCCATCTGCGCCGCCCTCACCGCCTTCCAGAACTACCTGGTGGAGTCCCTCAAGGGGCTGGATAAAATATTCATGAACAGCACAGGGAACGGGCACACGACCGGGGACACCAAAGCGTCAGACAAAGAGGTGAAGCATCGGAAATAA